The following proteins are co-located in the Nocardia bhagyanarayanae genome:
- a CDS encoding DMT family transporter, translated as MNRVGAPHPGVGRAVARERGSVRVGAVCVLAASLLWATTGTAASFAPEVGPLAIGAMAMGVGGLLQALLAAGPITRQARQLLDRRGTVLVGAVSVAVYPLAFYSSMRLAGVAVGTAVSVGMAPLASAVLERVADRRKLTRRWRFGAALGLLGTVSICAAEATGTGRAAGPESAGAAALGVGLGLLAASTYAVYSWAAHRLITGGIGARAAMGAVFGLGGLGLVPVLITTGGPLVGSWGNAAVGAYMAVVPMFAGYVLFGWGLAHVAASTATTLSLLEPAGAAVLAVLVVGERLPVLGWVGIALVSGCLAVLTAPTRRRRTTARQSDTSSDRALASVRL; from the coding sequence GTGAACCGCGTCGGGGCGCCGCATCCGGGCGTCGGCCGTGCCGTCGCTCGGGAGCGGGGATCGGTGCGGGTGGGTGCGGTGTGCGTGCTCGCGGCGTCGTTGCTGTGGGCCACGACCGGCACCGCGGCGAGCTTCGCTCCCGAGGTGGGACCGCTGGCCATCGGCGCGATGGCCATGGGTGTCGGCGGCCTGCTACAGGCGCTGCTCGCTGCTGGGCCGATCACCCGCCAGGCGCGGCAACTGCTCGACCGGCGTGGCACCGTGCTCGTGGGCGCGGTCTCGGTGGCTGTCTACCCTTTGGCGTTCTACAGCTCGATGCGACTGGCCGGGGTGGCGGTGGGCACCGCGGTCTCGGTCGGCATGGCGCCGCTGGCCTCGGCCGTGCTCGAGCGGGTTGCCGACCGGCGAAAGCTCACGCGCCGTTGGCGATTCGGCGCGGCACTGGGCCTGCTGGGGACGGTGTCGATCTGCGCGGCCGAAGCCACCGGCACCGGCCGCGCGGCGGGGCCGGAATCGGCCGGGGCCGCCGCACTCGGCGTCGGACTCGGTTTGCTCGCCGCTTCGACCTACGCGGTGTACTCCTGGGCGGCCCATCGCCTGATCACCGGCGGGATCGGCGCCCGCGCGGCAATGGGCGCCGTCTTCGGCCTCGGCGGGCTGGGTTTGGTTCCCGTCCTGATCACCACCGGCGGACCTCTCGTCGGCTCGTGGGGTAACGCCGCGGTGGGCGCGTACATGGCGGTGGTGCCGATGTTCGCCGGGTACGTGCTGTTCGGGTGGGGGCTCGCGCATGTCGCCGCGAGCACGGCGACCACCCTGTCGCTGCTGGAACCGGCGGGTGCGGCGGTGCTGGCGGTGCTGGTCGTCGGGGAACGCCTGCCTGTTCTCGGTTGGGTCGGCATCGCCCTCGTCT
- a CDS encoding TetR/AcrR family transcriptional regulator, with protein sequence MDPSGQRRRPARERLLEAAARRFYADGVAATGIDTITADAGVAKMSLYNNFASKAELVRAYLDARHEEWLGLYRARLERAEGPAGAVLAIFDSYADHAASAYEHGFRGCGLLNAAAELPAGDEGRAVVRRHKEEVESLLRGHLEHLLPGRDEEARALAEHLSFLLEGAIARAGLEGEGARLDRARSIAADLLDKL encoded by the coding sequence ATGGACCCATCCGGTCAGCGGCGCCGACCGGCTCGGGAGCGCCTGCTGGAGGCGGCGGCGCGGCGCTTCTACGCCGACGGCGTGGCGGCGACCGGGATCGACACGATCACCGCCGATGCGGGCGTGGCGAAGATGAGCCTGTACAACAACTTCGCGTCGAAGGCCGAGCTGGTGCGGGCATATTTGGACGCGCGTCACGAGGAATGGCTCGGGCTGTACCGGGCGCGGCTGGAGCGTGCCGAGGGTCCGGCCGGGGCTGTGCTGGCGATCTTCGACTCCTACGCCGACCACGCGGCGTCGGCGTACGAGCACGGCTTCCGGGGGTGCGGGCTGCTGAACGCGGCGGCGGAATTGCCGGCCGGTGACGAAGGCCGCGCGGTGGTACGCCGCCACAAGGAAGAGGTGGAGTCCCTGCTGCGAGGTCACCTCGAGCACTTGCTTCCCGGGCGTGACGAGGAAGCGCGGGCGCTGGCCGAGCACCTGTCGTTTCTGTTGGAAGGCGCGATAGCGCGCGCCGGGCTGGAAGGCGAGGGCGCCCGCTTGGACCGTGCGCGCTCGATCGCCGCCGACCTGCTGGACAAGTTGTGA
- the sigK gene encoding ECF RNA polymerase sigma factor SigK, whose translation MADDPDERGVIRLHRHPAANGAAPPCSTSDHGPAAERSRWLADLLAAVGDGDREAFTDFYRATSHRVFGLAMRIARSRAAAEEITQEVYLQAWSTAATYDRNRASPIGWLMMLTHRRAVDRVRAEQSTADRDIVYGHSHLGRDHDIVAEEVGQRLDEQSVLDCLGTLTSMQREALALAYYSGRTYREVADQLDVPLPTVKSRIRDGLRRLATCLTGGESS comes from the coding sequence ATGGCGGATGATCCGGACGAACGCGGCGTCATCCGGTTGCACCGGCACCCAGCGGCGAACGGGGCGGCACCGCCGTGCTCCACGTCCGACCACGGCCCGGCCGCCGAACGCAGCCGCTGGCTCGCGGACCTGCTCGCCGCCGTGGGCGACGGCGACCGGGAAGCGTTCACCGACTTCTACCGCGCGACCAGCCACCGCGTGTTCGGCCTCGCGATGCGCATCGCGCGCAGCAGGGCCGCGGCCGAGGAGATCACCCAGGAGGTGTATCTCCAGGCCTGGTCGACGGCCGCGACGTACGACCGCAACCGGGCCAGCCCGATCGGCTGGCTGATGATGCTCACGCACCGGCGCGCGGTCGACCGTGTCCGCGCCGAGCAGTCGACCGCCGACCGGGACATCGTGTACGGCCACAGCCACCTGGGCCGAGACCACGACATCGTCGCCGAGGAGGTCGGCCAGCGCCTCGACGAGCAATCCGTGCTCGATTGCCTGGGCACGCTCACGAGCATGCAGCGCGAAGCCCTCGCGCTGGCGTACTACAGCGGGCGCACCTACCGCGAGGTCGCCGACCAGCTGGACGTCCCGTTGCCCACCGTCAAAAGCCGCATCCGCGACGGACTGCGGCGACTCGCGACCTGCCTGACCGGAGGTGAATCCAGTTGA
- a CDS encoding anti-sigma factor, producing the protein MIDAESPDPDLLDLAFPYAMDAVSDGERATIDDRVDAVDAATAAAFDDTVRGVRETVAAMTVVDSVAPPAELEAVILAAIDGPAGGGRRRTGPRWLAAAAALVVAVGVGVGAAVFLGRDTVQPSPDITAQLVREQADIRTRPAAVEGGGRLLVTTSAELGAATVIFDGVPALQEGRSYQLWLVPPEGPPRSVGVLAQPPTPDAPFVTRFHPSDALAMTIEPPGGSPLPTSTPITALALG; encoded by the coding sequence TTGATCGACGCGGAGTCTCCCGACCCGGACCTGCTCGACCTGGCTTTCCCCTATGCGATGGACGCCGTCAGCGACGGCGAGCGCGCGACCATCGACGATCGCGTCGACGCCGTGGACGCGGCCACGGCCGCCGCCTTCGACGACACCGTGCGCGGCGTCCGCGAGACGGTGGCGGCGATGACGGTGGTCGACAGCGTCGCGCCGCCCGCCGAACTGGAGGCGGTGATCCTGGCCGCGATCGACGGTCCCGCAGGCGGCGGCAGGCGCCGCACCGGCCCGCGATGGCTGGCGGCGGCCGCCGCGCTCGTCGTCGCGGTCGGCGTGGGGGTGGGCGCGGCGGTCTTCCTCGGCCGCGACACGGTCCAGCCAAGCCCCGACATCACGGCCCAGCTGGTACGGGAACAAGCCGACATCAGGACCCGGCCCGCGGCGGTCGAGGGCGGCGGGAGGCTGCTGGTGACCACCTCCGCGGAACTGGGCGCCGCGACGGTGATCTTCGACGGGGTGCCCGCACTCCAAGAGGGGCGGTCCTATCAGCTCTGGCTGGTGCCGCCGGAGGGTCCGCCGCGCTCGGTCGGGGTCCTCGCGCAGCCGCCGACCCCGGACGCGCCGTTCGTCACCCGGTTCCATCCCTCGGACGCCCTGGCGATGACGATCGAACCGCCCGGCGGGTCGCCGCTGCCGACGTCGACACCGATCACCGCGCTCGCCCTCGGCTGA
- a CDS encoding alkaline phosphatase D family protein, translated as MGVSRRQMLRFGAAGSAAVLVGASAASSGRFRTPRWSADPFTLGVASGDPTPDGVVLWTRLAPDPFAPDGHGGMMNHPVTVDYEVADDELFHRVVARGSAVATRDLAHSVHPEVNGLAPDRWYYYRFRAGSVISPIGRTRTAPPHGQPTARMRFAFASCQSWSSGYYTAYEHLAQEDLDLVVHLGDYIYERAWVQGRQGLSLGTEFQDEAVDLPTYRLRYALYKAEQPLRDAHAAFPWLVTMDDHEVDNNWAAGSPGLGIDVHMIPALFRRRRAAAFQAMYEHQPLRLAQLPRRSGMRLHRRYRFGDLAEITMLDTRQYRTPQACGGNVTAGCGDRFDPDRTILGAAQRDWLLDGFASSPARWQIVGNQVGMSQTDSDPGPDLAVSTDSWDGYVADRNTVLGAASDRGVRNLVVITGDRHQNHAAHLRRDYADPESPVVASEFTGTSITSGGDGADMNDTGRRLLAANPDLEFFNAQRGYVRVELDHGLWRNDFRVVPYIRRTGAPIHTRASFVVQDGVPGVREAWRPEAPAEPMPGSDIVAGPTRGTR; from the coding sequence ATGGGCGTGTCTCGGCGGCAGATGTTGCGGTTCGGCGCCGCGGGATCGGCCGCGGTGCTCGTCGGCGCGTCGGCGGCCAGCAGCGGGCGGTTCCGCACACCGCGCTGGTCGGCGGATCCGTTCACGCTCGGGGTGGCTTCCGGTGACCCGACTCCGGACGGCGTCGTCCTGTGGACGAGGCTGGCGCCGGACCCGTTCGCGCCGGACGGCCACGGCGGCATGATGAATCACCCGGTGACGGTCGACTACGAGGTCGCCGACGACGAGCTCTTCCACCGGGTGGTCGCCCGCGGTTCGGCCGTCGCCACCCGGGATCTCGCGCACAGCGTGCACCCGGAGGTCAACGGACTCGCGCCGGACCGCTGGTACTACTACCGGTTTCGCGCGGGCTCGGTGATCTCGCCGATCGGGCGCACCCGCACCGCGCCGCCGCACGGACAGCCGACCGCGCGCATGCGCTTCGCCTTCGCCTCCTGCCAGTCGTGGAGTTCCGGCTACTACACCGCCTACGAGCACCTCGCCCAGGAAGACCTCGACCTGGTCGTGCACCTCGGCGATTACATCTACGAGCGCGCGTGGGTGCAAGGCCGCCAAGGACTTTCGCTGGGTACGGAGTTCCAGGACGAGGCCGTCGACCTGCCGACCTATCGGCTGCGCTACGCGCTGTACAAGGCCGAGCAGCCGCTGCGCGACGCGCACGCGGCGTTCCCGTGGCTGGTCACCATGGACGATCACGAGGTCGACAACAACTGGGCGGCGGGCTCGCCCGGTCTCGGTATCGACGTTCACATGATTCCCGCGCTCTTCCGTCGCCGTCGCGCGGCCGCCTTCCAGGCGATGTACGAACACCAGCCGCTGCGGCTCGCGCAGCTGCCGCGCCGCTCCGGCATGCGCCTGCACCGCCGCTACCGGTTCGGCGACCTCGCGGAGATCACCATGCTGGACACCAGGCAGTACCGGACGCCGCAGGCCTGCGGCGGCAACGTCACCGCGGGCTGCGGCGACCGCTTCGATCCCGATCGCACCATTCTGGGTGCCGCACAACGTGATTGGTTGCTCGACGGCTTCGCGTCCTCGCCCGCACGCTGGCAGATCGTCGGCAATCAGGTGGGCATGAGCCAGACCGACAGCGATCCCGGTCCGGACCTGGCGGTGTCCACCGACTCGTGGGACGGATACGTGGCGGATCGGAATACCGTGCTCGGCGCGGCCTCGGACCGCGGCGTCCGCAACCTGGTGGTGATCACCGGCGACCGGCACCAGAACCACGCGGCCCACCTGCGCCGCGATTACGCCGATCCCGAATCACCGGTGGTCGCTTCGGAATTCACGGGCACCTCGATCACCAGCGGGGGCGACGGCGCGGACATGAACGACACCGGACGGCGCCTGCTCGCCGCCAATCCCGATCTCGAGTTCTTCAACGCGCAGCGCGGCTACGTCCGCGTCGAACTCGACCACGGACTGTGGCGCAACGACTTCCGTGTCGTGCCGTACATCCGCCGCACGGGCGCGCCCATCCACACCCGCGCGAGTTTCGTCGTGCAGGACGGGGTGCCCGGTGTCCGGGAAGCGTGGCGTCCGGAGGCCCCCGCCGAGCCGATGCCCGGTTCCGACATCGTCGCGGGACCTACCCGCGGAACGCGCTGA
- a CDS encoding PAS and ANTAR domain-containing protein has translation MGELTPETPAGVVAHVVSVGRPQVAGTFRFWFADQRWEWSDEVALMYGYTPGSVTPTTQLLLSHKHPADRELVADTIANAQRNAAPFCSRHRIVDTTGRVHPVLVLGDMMTDDAGHPIGTAGYYIDLTDAIDEQRRETLDEALPELFEARAVIEQAKGVLMSVYSINADQAFRVLRWRSQETNIKLRTLAAQLLTEMSTLPPVRPGVQTAFDHLLLTLHQRIAPD, from the coding sequence ATGGGTGAGCTGACCCCCGAGACGCCCGCGGGTGTGGTCGCGCACGTGGTGAGCGTCGGCCGTCCGCAGGTCGCGGGAACTTTCCGCTTCTGGTTCGCCGACCAGCGCTGGGAGTGGTCCGACGAGGTCGCCCTGATGTACGGGTACACGCCCGGCAGCGTCACGCCGACAACCCAGCTGTTGCTCTCGCACAAGCATCCCGCCGACCGCGAGCTCGTCGCCGACACCATCGCCAACGCGCAGCGCAACGCCGCGCCGTTCTGCAGCAGGCACCGCATCGTCGACACGACCGGCCGCGTCCATCCCGTGCTCGTGCTCGGCGACATGATGACCGACGACGCGGGCCACCCCATCGGCACCGCGGGCTACTACATCGATCTCACCGACGCCATCGACGAGCAACGCAGGGAGACCCTGGACGAGGCACTGCCCGAGCTGTTCGAGGCCCGCGCGGTGATCGAGCAGGCCAAGGGCGTCCTGATGAGCGTGTACAGCATCAACGCCGATCAGGCGTTCCGCGTGTTGCGGTGGCGGTCGCAGGAAACCAACATCAAACTGCGCACCCTCGCCGCGCAGCTTCTCACCGAAATGAGCACGCTGCCGCCGGTGCGTCCCGGTGTGCAGACCGCTTTCGATCACCTGTTGCTCACGTTGCACCAACGCATCGCGCCGGACTGA
- a CDS encoding Dps family protein: protein MTQPITSTLDPEQQRIAGEALRGTVVDLIDLSLIAKQAHWNVIGRNFRSVHLALDELVTAAREFTDSAAERATAIGVSPDGRAATVAEKSGAIGFPDGWQQDSEVIDAVVGNLAAVISRLRERIDATEKADPVTQDLFIEIAARLEQLHWMWQAQLATA from the coding sequence ATGACTCAGCCCATCACGAGCACCCTCGATCCGGAACAGCAGCGCATCGCGGGCGAGGCCCTGCGCGGCACCGTGGTCGATTTGATCGACCTCTCGTTGATCGCCAAGCAGGCGCACTGGAACGTGATCGGCCGGAACTTCCGCTCGGTACATCTGGCACTGGACGAACTGGTGACCGCGGCACGCGAGTTCACCGATTCGGCCGCCGAGCGCGCCACCGCGATCGGCGTGAGCCCGGACGGCCGGGCCGCGACCGTTGCCGAGAAGTCCGGCGCGATCGGCTTTCCCGACGGCTGGCAGCAGGACTCCGAGGTCATCGACGCGGTGGTCGGCAACTTGGCCGCGGTGATCTCCCGGCTGCGCGAGCGGATCGATGCCACCGAGAAGGCCGATCCGGTGACCCAGGACTTGTTCATCGAGATCGCCGCGCGCCTCGAGCAGCTGCACTGGATGTGGCAGGCGCAGCTGGCGACGGCGTGA
- a CDS encoding ATP-binding protein — protein sequence MSGFRRGALLWRPSELAGCTVLRPSGVLDWDGYRRFGDDLVRYAVDRPRAVIVVVDDLDLVEDAVATACASARVRVSDWPHVPIVLVAAGLANPTATVAARHRVPTFPSIEDALRALPPAPPRRDAAIELAPSTVSSMHARQFVTRMCDRWEVGPVRTDALLVATELVENALLHAFGELLLRLECQGGSLTIAVADADPQEAMLREPAAGHPARFGLHVVASLARAWGCAPRWPVGKVVWATLADQRRSLLL from the coding sequence ATGTCCGGGTTCCGTCGCGGCGCACTGCTTTGGCGCCCTTCCGAACTGGCCGGTTGCACGGTGCTCCGGCCGAGCGGAGTGCTGGACTGGGACGGCTATCGCCGATTCGGCGACGACCTGGTGCGGTACGCCGTCGACCGCCCGCGCGCGGTGATCGTGGTGGTCGACGACCTCGATCTGGTCGAGGACGCGGTGGCGACCGCGTGCGCGTCCGCCCGGGTGCGGGTCAGCGACTGGCCGCACGTGCCGATCGTGCTGGTGGCCGCCGGGCTGGCGAACCCGACGGCGACCGTCGCGGCCAGGCACCGGGTGCCGACGTTCCCGTCCATCGAGGACGCGCTGCGGGCCCTGCCGCCCGCGCCGCCGCGGCGCGACGCGGCGATCGAACTGGCGCCGAGCACGGTCTCGTCGATGCACGCCCGCCAGTTCGTGACCCGCATGTGCGATCGCTGGGAGGTCGGCCCGGTCCGCACGGACGCGCTGCTCGTCGCCACCGAACTGGTGGAGAACGCGCTGCTGCACGCTTTCGGCGAGTTGCTCCTGCGCCTGGAATGCCAGGGCGGGTCGCTCACGATCGCGGTGGCCGACGCCGATCCGCAAGAGGCGATGTTGCGTGAACCGGCCGCCGGGCATCCGGCCCGGTTCGGTCTGCACGTGGTGGCCTCGCTGGCGCGGGCTTGGGGTTGCGCACCGCGCTGGCCGGTCGGCAAGGTCGTGTGGGCGACGCTGGCGGATCAGCGGCGTTCGCTGCTGTTGTGA
- a CDS encoding alpha/beta hydrolase: MRVGRVAAPVLVVVLALSFGAAARAEPSDWAAAPAPIDTTGSAMDPARLVSIAPGQGRALELVVHSPAMDRDLDLTVLPARDRAWPAPVLYLLNGVDGGAGGSWTGNTDIDRFFADRQVTVVVPRGGAGTYFTDWRADDPVLGRQRWTTFLTRELPPLIDTAFLGTGANAIAGVSMAGTSVFQLALAAPGRYRAIGSFSGCARTSDPQGRAVVSAIVAAHRGDPANMWGPPGDAAWADNDPYLHADRLRGTTVYVSTGTGLPGPLDTLDGPGIGASAAKLTDQLAIGGVLEAITSRCTEQLRDRLRDLGIPATFEHRATGTHSWGYWQRDLHTAWPVLAAALNG; this comes from the coding sequence ATGAGAGTTGGACGCGTCGCCGCACCGGTGCTCGTCGTGGTGCTCGCGCTGTCGTTCGGCGCCGCCGCGCGGGCCGAGCCGAGCGACTGGGCCGCGGCGCCCGCCCCGATCGACACGACCGGATCTGCCATGGACCCGGCGCGGCTGGTGAGTATCGCGCCGGGGCAAGGCCGAGCGCTCGAACTGGTCGTCCATTCACCGGCCATGGACCGAGACCTAGACCTCACCGTCCTCCCCGCCCGCGATCGCGCGTGGCCCGCGCCCGTTCTCTACCTGCTCAACGGCGTCGACGGCGGCGCGGGCGGCAGCTGGACCGGCAACACCGACATCGACCGGTTCTTCGCCGACCGGCAGGTCACCGTGGTCGTCCCGCGAGGCGGCGCGGGGACGTACTTCACCGATTGGCGAGCCGACGATCCGGTGCTCGGCAGACAGCGGTGGACCACTTTCCTCACGCGCGAGCTGCCGCCGCTGATCGACACCGCCTTCCTCGGCACCGGCGCGAACGCCATCGCGGGCGTCTCCATGGCGGGCACCTCGGTGTTCCAGCTCGCGCTCGCCGCGCCCGGCCGGTACCGCGCCATCGGCTCGTTCAGCGGGTGCGCGCGCACCAGCGATCCGCAGGGCCGCGCGGTCGTCAGCGCCATCGTCGCGGCCCACCGCGGCGACCCGGCCAACATGTGGGGTCCGCCCGGCGACGCCGCCTGGGCCGACAACGACCCGTACCTGCACGCCGACCGGCTGCGCGGCACGACCGTCTACGTGTCGACCGGCACCGGCCTGCCCGGCCCACTGGACACCCTCGACGGTCCTGGAATAGGCGCAAGTGCGGCGAAATTGACCGATCAGCTCGCCATCGGCGGTGTGCTAGAAGCCATTACCAGCCGGTGCACCGAGCAGCTGCGAGATCGCTTGCGAGACTTGGGCATTCCTGCCACCTTCGAGCACCGGGCGACCGGCACGCATTCCTGGGGTTACTGGCAGCGGGACCTGCACACCGCTTGGCCGGTCCTGGCCGCCGCGCTCAACGGATGA
- a CDS encoding alpha/beta hydrolase: MMAACGLPGRAAASPTATADAARIDGVRGIADRAVELDVYSAAMNAVTRVRVLRAADPDAPAPVFYLLNGANGGSDGNWTDRTDIASFFAGKQVTVVIPMGGAGSYFTDWRADDPVLGRQRWSTFLTRELPPLVDAEFHGTGANAIAGISMAGTSVFQLALAAPGLYRGIGSYSGCVRTSDPQGQVLVNAVVNARLGNTVNMWGPPTDPTWRANDPYLHAAELRGTAIYVSTGTGVPGPLDTIDGVRGDLLQLTYQLLFGAPLEAVTDMCTRQLRDRLRELNIPATFDLRPTGTHSWGYWQQDLHNSWPLFEAALTP; the protein is encoded by the coding sequence ATGATGGCCGCGTGCGGACTGCCCGGCCGGGCCGCCGCGTCACCGACCGCCACCGCGGACGCCGCGCGGATCGATGGCGTGCGCGGCATCGCCGACCGCGCGGTCGAGCTCGACGTGTACTCCGCGGCGATGAACGCCGTGACCCGGGTCCGGGTGCTGCGCGCCGCGGACCCGGACGCGCCTGCGCCGGTGTTCTATCTGCTCAACGGGGCCAACGGCGGCAGCGACGGCAACTGGACCGACCGCACCGACATCGCGTCCTTCTTCGCAGGCAAGCAGGTCACCGTGGTGATCCCGATGGGCGGCGCGGGCAGCTACTTCACCGACTGGCGAGCCGACGATCCGGTCCTCGGCAGGCAGCGCTGGTCCACCTTCCTCACCAGAGAACTGCCGCCGCTCGTCGACGCGGAATTCCACGGCACCGGCGCCAACGCCATCGCCGGGATCTCGATGGCGGGCACCTCGGTGTTCCAGCTCGCGCTCGCCGCGCCGGGGCTGTATCGCGGCATCGGATCCTATTCCGGCTGCGTGCGCACCAGCGATCCGCAGGGCCAGGTCCTGGTCAACGCGGTGGTGAACGCGCGGCTCGGGAACACCGTGAACATGTGGGGGCCGCCCACCGATCCGACGTGGCGCGCCAACGACCCCTACCTGCACGCGGCCGAGCTGCGCGGCACCGCGATCTACGTGTCGACCGGCACCGGCGTGCCCGGTCCGCTCGACACCATCGACGGCGTCCGCGGCGACCTGCTGCAGCTGACCTATCAGCTGCTGTTCGGCGCGCCGCTGGAGGCGGTGACCGACATGTGCACGCGCCAGTTGCGGGATCGGTTGCGCGAGTTGAACATTCCCGCGACATTCGATCTACGTCCCACCGGCACGCACTCCTGGGGCTACTGGCAGCAGGATCTGCACAACTCGTGGCCGCTGTTCGAGGCCGCGCTCACCCCTTGA
- a CDS encoding DUF6766 family protein, translating to MAHFRRWGAVYVLILLFLGSWLGQFFTQLADFRHAQSAHQQPFVWGEFWSDFLSSTFENWQSEWLQLVFQAVLLLGAKHWIFRADAEDLERIETKIDQVRQALVQLEAESRRV from the coding sequence ATGGCGCACTTCAGACGGTGGGGCGCGGTGTACGTCCTGATACTGCTGTTCCTCGGGTCCTGGCTCGGGCAGTTCTTCACCCAGCTCGCCGACTTCCGCCACGCGCAGTCGGCGCATCAGCAGCCCTTCGTGTGGGGCGAGTTCTGGTCGGACTTCCTGTCCAGCACGTTCGAGAACTGGCAGAGCGAGTGGTTGCAGCTCGTCTTCCAGGCGGTGCTGCTCCTCGGCGCCAAGCACTGGATCTTCCGTGCCGACGCCGAGGACCTGGAACGTATCGAGACCAAGATCGACCAGGTGCGGCAGGCTCTCGTCCAGCTCGAGGCGGAGAGCCGACGGGTCTGA
- a CDS encoding AIM24 family protein, with product MTVTVTCTAPVDVSALLLNAAGRVRSDGDFVFFNQPVGPGVNYRHGRGAGDMVDVQTSALPADVDTVVVTASLDGSGPPTFASAGSLTATIGSDSGTVTFPMTGLSTETAVVCVEIYRRGGAWKIRAVGQGYDDGLAGIARAFGVNVDDEPAPPPAAPQAAYGAPAAPPAYGSPTAPQAAPPAYGSPAAPPPAYGSPAAPPPAYGAPAPPPAYPSAPQPSGGYGAPPAGPAYGPHSTPPPAYPNAPAYGSPQQASPTYPPPGAVPPPPMSTPQQGALPMQSDLFNPSHAEVGGVGIQKQGGKMVKVGLAGEVMARAGSMVAYQGELQFQALGSGGIGRAIQQRLTGEGVPLMKVSGRGDLFLANAAADVHIIDLDGSDGLTINGANVLAFDSTLRYDIKMVQGAAGFASNAGLFNCVFTGRGRIAITTHGTPVVLNVDQPTYADPQAAVAWSSSLQTGIKRNDSFGLGRLIGRSTGEGLTLAFSGRGFVIVQPSELPPGGLIGGAGGGQQAGQSSGVLGGLFG from the coding sequence ATGACGGTCACCGTCACCTGCACCGCGCCCGTCGACGTGTCCGCCCTGTTGCTGAACGCGGCGGGCCGGGTGCGCTCCGACGGCGATTTCGTCTTCTTCAACCAACCCGTCGGGCCCGGCGTCAACTACCGGCACGGCCGCGGCGCGGGCGACATGGTCGACGTGCAGACCTCCGCGCTGCCCGCCGACGTGGACACGGTCGTCGTGACCGCCAGCCTGGACGGCAGCGGCCCGCCCACCTTCGCGAGCGCCGGGTCGCTCACCGCGACGATCGGATCCGATTCGGGCACTGTCACTTTCCCGATGACCGGCCTCAGCACCGAGACGGCCGTGGTGTGCGTGGAGATCTATCGCCGCGGCGGCGCGTGGAAGATCCGCGCCGTCGGCCAGGGCTACGACGACGGACTGGCCGGGATCGCCAGGGCCTTCGGCGTGAACGTCGACGACGAACCCGCACCGCCGCCCGCCGCGCCCCAGGCCGCGTACGGCGCACCCGCCGCGCCCCCGGCGTACGGCTCCCCGACCGCCCCGCAGGCCGCCCCGCCCGCATACGGCTCTCCCGCCGCACCGCCGCCCGCATACGGCTCTCCCGCCGCACCGCCGCCCGCATACGGCGCACCAGCGCCACCCCCGGCTTATCCGTCGGCACCTCAACCGTCCGGCGGCTACGGCGCCCCACCCGCGGGCCCCGCGTACGGCCCGCACTCGACCCCGCCTCCGGCGTACCCGAACGCCCCGGCGTACGGCTCACCGCAACAGGCGAGCCCCACCTACCCTCCGCCCGGCGCGGTACCTCCCCCGCCGATGTCGACACCCCAGCAAGGAGCGCTGCCGATGCAGAGCGATCTGTTCAACCCGAGCCACGCCGAGGTCGGCGGTGTCGGCATCCAGAAACAGGGCGGCAAGATGGTCAAGGTCGGCCTCGCGGGCGAGGTCATGGCTCGCGCCGGGTCGATGGTCGCCTACCAGGGCGAACTGCAGTTCCAGGCGCTGGGCTCCGGCGGCATCGGCCGCGCCATCCAGCAGCGGCTGACCGGAGAGGGCGTGCCGCTGATGAAGGTCTCCGGCCGCGGCGACCTGTTCCTGGCCAACGCCGCCGCCGACGTGCACATCATCGATCTGGACGGCAGCGACGGCCTGACCATCAACGGGGCCAACGTGCTCGCCTTCGACTCCACGCTGCGCTACGACATCAAGATGGTGCAGGGCGCGGCCGGGTTCGCCAGTAACGCCGGGCTTTTCAACTGCGTGTTCACCGGCCGAGGGCGGATCGCCATCACCACCCACGGCACACCGGTGGTGCTGAACGTCGACCAGCCGACCTATGCCGATCCCCAGGCGGCGGTGGCGTGGTCGTCGAGCTTGCAGACGGGTATCAAGCGCAACGACTCGTTCGGTCTCGGCAGGCTGATCGGCCGCAGCACGGGCGAAGGCCTGACGCTGGCGTTCTCGGGCCGCGGCTTCGTCATCGTGCAGCCCTCGGAGCTGCCGCCCGGCGGGCTGATCGGCGGCGCGGGCGGCGGACAGCAGGCCGGGCAGAGCAGCGGCGTACTCGGCGGTCTGTTCGGCTGA